In Streptomyces nojiriensis, the sequence GGGACGCCGGGGTGTGCGCCGCGGTGCGGGCTCGGATCGTGCCGCTGGTCGCCGACCGGATCGCGGACGCGGACCGCCGCTCGGCCGAGCTGGTGGCGTTCTCCGCCCGCCTCGCCGAAGTCCGCCGGCAGCTGTCCGGGCCGGCGCCGTCCGGCGGGTGCGGCCCGGACTGCGGCTGCACCACCGCCGAGGAACAGCCCCCGGCACCGGGTCCGGTCATGGCCGCACTCTCCACCCGTCCCCGGCGCGCGGCCGACGAGCCGTGGCGGGAGGCCCGGTGGCCTGCGCGCTCGGCGGGGCCGAGCTCGGCGGGGCCGCGCTCGGCGGGCGCACCGCCCGGTGGCAGGCCCTCGTGGCGCGGGCCACCAGCCGTGCAGAGATCACCGACGGAATCCGCCTGGCCTTCCCCAGCACTCCGGAGCTGGCCGCCGAACTCGCCGCCCTGGCGGCGGCCGAGCAGGACTGCTGTGCGTTCTTCGACTTCACCCTGAGCCTGGCCCCCGCCCGCCCGCCTGACGCTGACGGTGCGCGCGCCCGAAGCCGCGGGCTCCCTGCTCGCCGACCTGTTCGGAGCCACCGCATGAACCCCGAGACCTCCGCCTCCTCCGCCGCCTCCTCCTCCGGAAAGTCCCTCCTCGGCGTGGGTGTGCTCGGCTGGGCCTGCCCACCCCGCCGCCCGCAGACGGACACGCCCGCTTGCCACAATGAGCCGGGCCGCGGGCAGGGCGCAGCAGGATCGGCACGGACGTACAGCAAGGGGTCATCAGGGTGTCGCAGGAACCGCAGGGTCTGGTCGCGCGCATGGAGCACCACCAGATCCCGATCTACCTCGGCGCCATGGTCCTGGGCGCATTCCTCGGCCGGGCGGCGCCCTCGGCGGGGCCGGGACTCGAACACGCCATCAACCCCGTCCTCGGGGCACTGCTCTTCGTGACCTTCCTCCAGGTCCCGGCCGGCGATCTGATCCGCTCCCTGCGCGACGGCCGGTTCCTGTCCGCGGCCCTGGTCGTGAACTTCGTCGTCGTGCCCCTGGTCGTCGCCGCGATGTTCACGTTCCTGCCCGCCGACCAGGCCGTACGCATCGGTGTCCTGCTGGTGCTGCTGTGCCCGTGCGTGGACTACGTGATCGTCTTCAGCGGCCTGGCCGGTGGCGACAGCCGCCGGCTGCTGGCCGCGACCCCGCTCCTGCTCGTCGCCCAGATGCTGCTCCTGCCAGGCCTGCTGTACCTGTTCATGGGTCCCGGCCTGGCCGACGTCGTCGAGGTCGGCCCGTTCCTGGAAGCCTTCCTCTTCCTCATCGTGATCCCCCTCGTGCTGGCCTGGGCCCTCCAGGCCTGGGCGGCCCGCGCCACGGCGGGGCAGAAGGTGTCGGATGCGGCCACGACGACGATGGTGCCGCTGATGGCCGCCACGCTCATCACCGTGGTCGCCTCCCAGGTCCCCGAGCTCGGTGGAAGTCTCGGTGACGTCGCGGCCGTCATCCCCTTCTACGCCGCGTTCCTCGTGGTCATGGCCTTCGCCGGACGCATCGTCGCCCGGCTCTTCCGCCTCGAGGTGCCCGCGGCCCGCGCGATCGTGTTCACCGGAGCGACCCGCAACTCACTGGTCGTGCTGCCCCTGGCCCTCGCCCTCCCCGACGAGCTCGCGGTCGCGGCGGTCGTCGTGGTCACCCAGACCCTGGTCGAGGTCATCGGCATGGTCGCCTACGTGCGTCTGGTCCCGCGCCTGGTCCCGGAGCCGGTCACGGTCGCGTGAGGATGGTGCAGACCTCGCCTTCGGAGCAGGTACCGGGGTCGGTGGCAGCGGCCCGCCGGGCGAGTTCGCGCAGCGCGATGTCCGTCAGCCGCTGATCGATGAGGCTCGTGACCTGTCCGCAGGGGGCCTGCCCGCTGTCGCGGATCTCCGGTACCGAGCGGATCTCGGCGAGCGTCAGGCCCGCGCCCTGGGCGTCCCGGGTGAAGATGGTCTCGGCCGTCGGTTCACGAGGCCACCTGCCACCGAACCGGAAGGACAGCGCGATGCGGATCACGATCCTCACGGTGCCGGACTGCCCGAACGCACCGGTCGTACGGGACCGGCTCACGGCGGCACTCGACGGCCGCGAAGTCGGGATCGAGCTGGTCGAGGTGTCCGAGGAGGGCGACGCGGCCCGGTGGGGCATGACCGGCTCTCCGACCGTCCTCATCGACGGAACGGACCCCTTCGCCGTTTCCGGTGCTCCGCCGTCGGTCTCGTGCCGCCTCTACCGCGACGCCGAAGGCCGCGCCGACGGTGCACCGAGCGTCCGGGCCCTGCGGGAGGCACTGGCGGGAGCGCACCGGATCCCGAGCCCGAACCCTTCGCGGCCCCAGCTGGGCGGACAGCCCCCGACGTCCTGACCCTCGACGTT encodes:
- a CDS encoding bile acid:sodium symporter, with amino-acid sequence MSQEPQGLVARMEHHQIPIYLGAMVLGAFLGRAAPSAGPGLEHAINPVLGALLFVTFLQVPAGDLIRSLRDGRFLSAALVVNFVVVPLVVAAMFTFLPADQAVRIGVLLVLLCPCVDYVIVFSGLAGGDSRRLLAATPLLLVAQMLLLPGLLYLFMGPGLADVVEVGPFLEAFLFLIVIPLVLAWALQAWAARATAGQKVSDAATTTMVPLMAATLITVVASQVPELGGSLGDVAAVIPFYAAFLVVMAFAGRIVARLFRLEVPAARAIVFTGATRNSLVVLPLALALPDELAVAAVVVVTQTLVEVIGMVAYVRLVPRLVPEPVTVA
- a CDS encoding alkylmercury lyase: MRITILTVPDCPNAPVVRDRLTAALDGREVGIELVEVSEEGDAARWGMTGSPTVLIDGTDPFAVSGAPPSVSCRLYRDAEGRADGAPSVRALREALAGAHRIPSPNPSRPQLGGQPPTS
- a CDS encoding MerR family DNA-binding protein, which codes for MIRIALSFRFGGRWPREPTAETIFTRDAQGAGLTLAEIRSVPEIRDSGQAPCGQVTSLIDQRLTDIALRELARRAAATDPGTCSEGEVCTILTRP
- a CDS encoding heavy metal-responsive transcriptional regulator, with the translated sequence MSTLRISQPAERSGVPASTLRFYETAGLLPAERTSSGYRQYGPDAVERLAFISSAKLLGLALEDIRDLLDVRDAGVCAAVRARIVPLVADRIADADRRSAELVAFSARLAEVRRQLSGPAPSGGCGPDCGCTTAEEQPPAPGPVMAALSTRPRRAADEPWREARWPARSAGPSSAGPRSAGAPPGGRPSWRGPPAVQRSPTESAWPSPALRSWPPNSPPWRRPSRTAVRSSTSP